DNA sequence from the Candidatus Neomarinimicrobiota bacterium genome:
ATCTCCTCTTCTTTCCTGATAAATATCACCGATGATTACCTCGCCTATCCTATCTTTATATTGATCTAAAACTATTTCTTTTTCTGCGTCCTTAATACGCTGCGATAAATTTTGTTTCGCAGTGGCAATATGTCTCCTGCCGAATGAATTAATATCAAGTATTTCGATAAATTCGTCGCCCACGTTCAGGTCAGGCTCAACTTCCCGCGCTTTGTCAATATGAATTTCAAACTCGGAATCGGTTTCTTCATCTACGATAGTCATAAATTTATAGATTTCTATCTCGCCTTTATCAAGATTTACTATAACATCAAATCCTTCGATGGTATCATATTTTTTTAATATCATCGATTCGAAAAGCCCTTTAATAATTTCCGCAAGCGACCGCCTGTCGATGTTTTTCTCCATCGCAACGGCGGAAAAGGCTTCTATTATTTCACGATTAATCAACTTTCTTACTCCTTAAAAATTCATCTTATTGCAACAAGTAATTTTGCTTTGTCCACTTTTTCCATTTTTATATTAATAATTTCTTCCGATGCTTCAATTGATAGAACACCGTTGGACACTAATTTAATAACGCCTTCAACAGGTGATTCAATATCCTCCTCCGTGTGCCATAAGGTTATCATTCTGCCTGTTTTACGGCGGAAGTCACCTTCTTCAGATAATGGTCTGTCAATACCCGGGGATGATACTTCTATTTTGAAGTTACCGTCAGCGTATTCTTCCTCTATCAATATAGCTTTTAGTCCTTTAGATACCTTTACGCAAGTTTGGATATTCACTCCGCCAACTGAATCAATTATTAAATTTATGCTGCGCCCTCTCTTCGTTACTCCGATTTTAAGCTCAAGCAGCTCCGCATCATTCGCATCGCTGATGTTTTCCGCTATTCCGCTCAATCGTTCTATATCTTTTTCTATTTCTATATTCATATGCTCGTTGTTTCAATAAAAAGAGTGGGTTTGTCAACCCACTCCGAGCTTAAAATGTACTTCATTTTATGAACCCGAGCAAGAGAAAAATGTTTCTATTGAATTCTCTTGCTTACCCTTTCACACTGCTGATAACGGATTTCAAGAATTCTGCATTGTTTTTTGCTTCAAAACTCACCTTGTCATCGTCTAACATATCCGCAATCAGTTCCAGCGCTATCTCTTTGCTGCCGGATTTATGAAAGTTTCTTACCGCGGAAATTGTGTACATTTCTACCTGAAATTGTGATTCGGCATTCGTAACAGCTTTTTTGTAATATTCGGCTGCTGCCGTATAATCCTGATTATCCTCTCGGACAGCGGCAATTCCGGCGTAAGCGGAAGCGACTAATAATGCGTCGTCAGAACCTTCATCAAGAAATTCACGAAAATATTTTTCCGCATCGTCTTTATTTTCGGCTTGATAGTTTGCGCTTCCGAGATAAAATAATCCCTGAGTTGCGGCTTCTGTACCCGGATATTTCCTTAGCGCGTCCTCAAGACGAACTATGGCGTCCTGAAAATCCCCTAACATAAATTTAAATTGTGCTATTCCAACAGCTGCTGCGGCATCCACTTCCGCTTCACTCTTGGAATTCATCATCATAATGCCGACAATCAGCAATGCGACAACGCCGATAGCGCCGTAGCCGAGTTCTCTTGAACGATTTCTAACGAACATCTCCACCTTGAAAATAAATTCAAGCATCGGGTCGTGCCTAAGTTCTTTTTTTGAAATCCTCTTTCTTGCTCTTAACATAATAGCCTATTTTCGTAAACTTTTAAACACAGTCTTCAAACTTATACGCCTATCCCATTAGATACAAGGGATATTTATAGATAATCGGCAAGACAGATTTAATCTGCTGAAAGTGATATTTATCATTGGGAAATATAAAGAAATATTGTAAATAGATGATAATGGTCAGCAAAATTAAATACTATCTCATAGGATCACTACTGCTAATGGTGATCGGATCGCTCCTGACTTCAAAACCGGATTCTAATACTGATGATATGATGACGAAAAGCGAATCAGGTTTGCTGATACAGGAAGCAAATTATATAGCTTCCGGAGCCGTTGTTTATTGGCGTAAGCCCAGTGCCCTGGGTGGCGGAAAGAAAAGTTTTCTGAAAATCAAAGATGTTTCGGCTTTCGGTGTGGAACCTTTTAATGCTACCCGGATTCACAGGATTTCGCATATAACAAAAGATAGTTTCAGATTGACGTCCATCGGAATCTTAACAGGAGTAAAAGTAATATCGGAGATCAGCGGTAACGGTATGGTCGGAACTCCAATAATAGAGAATCCTTTAGCTCAATGATCTTGCTGTCGTTCTCACTTCAGCAGCAGCATCTTCCTCGTCTGAACAAAATCACCGGTTGAATATTCTTCTGTTGTATGATTAAGTGCACCATCCATAAATAAATTCATATTAGAACTCGATAACATCTCGCTTACTACGAGAATATCAGGGCGAAATTGATCAAGAATAATACGAAAAGAGGATACGCGCCCGGGAGTAGATCCTGCGAAATTAAGCACATTATATGTCATAACCGAAAGAGTGTCCTGCGCACGCACTTCGGAACTGATTAAAATCAAACTTATCAGCAACAGCAGAATTCGTTTCAAATTAGTAATATCCTTTTTGGTTTATTCGTTTGCATAATTTATAAGTTAATTGATAAATAGAAATTATTATCTATATAAATCAATTATTATTTTCAGGTGGATTCTATTTCCCATCCTTCCATAGGAGGGGGCAAAGGCGAAGTCCCGCAGTATGCGGGGGTGTGGTTATATTTACTATATGCGGAGAGGGAGGGATTCTTATTACATTGAGTTGTCTATCTTAATTAAAATCAGTGAATTACCCTGTCAGTCAAAAACTGCAATACTTATACTGTCTTCCATTCACTCCCATTATCATCCATCAATAAGCAGGAATTCCCGACACATTTTTGGCACATTGGCACATCAAAGGCACATATTCGGGTACTCAAGTCCAATGGCTATTTTAATTTAATTATTTCAATTTACGTAGTGCGGAATTCTTTTTTTGATATAATTCCTTTCCGAGTTTCAATTCCGCGTAAAGCTCTGTTCCCTCAATGAAATCGATACTCTCTTTTACCAGTTTATCCACCAATATTTCTTCTTCGTCACTCAAGTGGACATATGTATGAGTTTCACGGGCGAGAAAGCGAATCACTTCTAATATATCAATTGCGATCTGAGGCATACCATGAATTTCAATTGACCAGAGTCTTGGCTTAAAGTGTTGAAAATTATTTCTCAATCTTGCAACTAAAATATTGATTGAATCGCTCTGGCTATCCGTTAACTCAAGATGCTTACTGTTTTCTAACATTTTCATGTGATTGGGGTCTTGGCACTTATTTAGGACTTTCCAAAACCCAAGCAAATAACCATTTTTCCTAAGAATGTTTTCG
Encoded proteins:
- a CDS encoding tetratricopeptide repeat protein produces the protein MLRARKRISKKELRHDPMLEFIFKVEMFVRNRSRELGYGAIGVVALLIVGIMMMNSKSEAEVDAAAAVGIAQFKFMLGDFQDAIVRLEDALRKYPGTEAATQGLFYLGSANYQAENKDDAEKYFREFLDEGSDDALLVASAYAGIAAVREDNQDYTAAAEYYKKAVTNAESQFQVEMYTISAVRNFHKSGSKEIALELIADMLDDDKVSFEAKNNAEFLKSVISSVKG